One segment of Gemmatimonadota bacterium DNA contains the following:
- a CDS encoding peptidase MA family metallohydrolase: MRFDRVPVRVSSYLRSWCLGWACSVLVLLPGPGAGAEESVRTDHGVRVTFEPADAPFVDHVLDIVREASPDLRATLGLPSADTIHIHIAPTQEAFLTYTPGAIPEWGAGYAVPHRRLVVLRSPRITGTYDGSEELVVHELAHVMLHSALRGADIPRWLDEGFAMHMARDWGFWDRASLVVAVVSGNLVPLSAIQGVNRFPEHRAHLAYQQSALAVQYILRMYGEAGLHTLFDSLRRTGSIDRASFETFGMSVVEFERDWLAFMERNYGWRMLLGESLSLVIAPLFGVLCLLAFLQIRRRRRATLRRWASEEVGDWRTDEDDWRRKNEEWVMSRERDE, translated from the coding sequence ATGCGCTTCGATAGGGTGCCTGTGCGGGTTTCCAGCTATCTTCGTTCCTGGTGCCTTGGATGGGCCTGCAGCGTGCTCGTGCTGCTGCCGGGCCCCGGGGCAGGCGCGGAAGAATCCGTAAGGACCGACCATGGCGTTCGAGTGACCTTCGAACCCGCCGACGCGCCCTTCGTGGATCACGTGTTGGACATCGTGCGCGAGGCGTCGCCTGATCTGCGCGCCACACTGGGCCTGCCTTCCGCCGATACCATCCACATTCATATCGCCCCCACGCAGGAAGCCTTCCTGACCTATACGCCCGGCGCCATACCCGAATGGGGCGCGGGCTACGCCGTGCCGCACCGCAGGCTCGTGGTACTCAGGTCGCCCCGGATTACCGGTACGTATGACGGTTCCGAAGAACTCGTGGTGCACGAACTGGCCCACGTGATGCTGCACAGCGCACTTCGCGGCGCGGATATCCCCCGCTGGCTGGACGAGGGATTCGCGATGCACATGGCGCGGGATTGGGGGTTCTGGGATCGGGCATCCCTGGTGGTCGCCGTCGTGTCGGGTAACCTGGTCCCCCTGAGCGCCATCCAGGGCGTGAACAGGTTCCCTGAACATCGGGCCCACCTGGCCTATCAGCAAAGCGCCCTCGCCGTGCAGTATATACTCAGGATGTACGGTGAAGCGGGACTGCACACACTGTTCGACAGCCTGAGGCGGACCGGCTCCATCGACCGGGCCAGTTTCGAGACCTTCGGCATGAGTGTCGTGGAGTTCGAACGGGACTGGCTGGCGTTCATGGAACGCAACTACGGCTGGCGCATGTTACTCGGCGAAAGCCTGTCCCTCGTGATCGCGCCCCTGTTCGGCGTGCTTTGCCTGCTCGCGTTCCTGCAGATCCGAAGGCGGAGGAGGGCTACGCTGCGCCGCTGGGCAAGCGAGGAAGTCGGCGACTGGCGCACGGACGAAGACGACTGGCGAAGGAAGAACGAAGAGTGGGTCATGTCCAGGGAGCGGGACGAATGA
- a CDS encoding GWxTD domain-containing protein yields the protein MSTKKQYDLLQRSLETYIKSLEPDEQVVYRDLVHVATADELEAWRRAEGEEREDRWTEFWNARDSNPATIENERLVEHYKRVMYARIHFSNTQFPYDRRGEIYVRFGEPDDRQRFLFRAYEDPRNLYPPTGKPEVDGIRERNWQFGCRLRVDPGQVDVLLDQDVAQRVGFGTESLMTANNLYPNENMNSNGAPLKAPEQVNYETAVIQRRSMGSTYRAESWVYVAHNMELFFVDPTGGGRFDYPERKLQIDAGSLATKALGEMRREATLHPRKVADLLVEQTPEVYEHDFAGEPLDYAFDVVTFRGDGIRTEVELSYSIPVWQFGDTGDGRGPVTYLNNQATLRNAESGPVFNQRFRFGPIERPTRRLSPDQARVSTYTLAVDLRAPQGAFTAWVDMRDEVSQRVGVYSKEVIVRDYRGGALMISDLKLSTGITRTDRTGPFVRNGLNIVPHPLRVYRRGQLVYVYYEVYNLSIDDESGRTSYETQYEIVPEGTPSLPFRPARQLEDMQTVLLTFEGEGSSREEAEFTAMDTTNLTPGVYVLSVTFVDRHAGHSVSESARFLVTDD from the coding sequence ATGAGTACGAAAAAACAATACGACCTGCTGCAGCGATCGCTAGAGACGTACATCAAGTCGCTGGAACCCGATGAGCAGGTGGTGTACAGAGACCTGGTCCACGTGGCCACTGCAGATGAGCTGGAAGCATGGCGTCGAGCGGAGGGCGAGGAGCGGGAAGACCGCTGGACGGAATTCTGGAACGCACGGGACTCGAATCCCGCCACCATAGAGAACGAACGCCTGGTAGAACATTACAAGCGGGTCATGTACGCGCGGATACACTTCTCAAACACGCAGTTCCCATACGACCGTAGAGGAGAGATCTACGTCCGGTTCGGCGAACCCGACGACCGTCAGCGGTTCCTGTTCCGCGCATACGAGGACCCCAGAAACCTGTATCCGCCAACGGGTAAACCGGAAGTGGACGGGATACGCGAACGGAACTGGCAGTTCGGCTGTCGGTTGAGAGTCGACCCGGGTCAGGTGGACGTATTACTGGATCAGGATGTGGCGCAACGCGTGGGATTTGGTACAGAGTCTCTGATGACGGCGAACAACCTGTACCCCAATGAAAACATGAACTCAAATGGCGCGCCGCTTAAAGCACCCGAGCAGGTCAACTACGAAACCGCCGTGATTCAGCGAAGAAGCATGGGATCCACGTACAGGGCGGAGAGCTGGGTATATGTTGCGCACAATATGGAACTGTTCTTCGTCGATCCGACGGGAGGAGGCCGGTTCGACTATCCCGAGCGGAAGCTGCAGATCGACGCGGGTTCCTTGGCCACTAAGGCCTTGGGGGAGATGCGCAGAGAGGCAACGCTCCACCCGAGGAAGGTCGCCGACCTTTTGGTTGAACAGACTCCCGAGGTATACGAACACGATTTTGCCGGCGAACCGCTGGACTACGCCTTCGATGTCGTCACCTTTCGTGGAGACGGGATACGGACGGAAGTCGAACTGTCCTACAGCATCCCGGTCTGGCAGTTCGGGGACACGGGTGATGGAAGAGGTCCGGTGACCTATCTCAATAACCAGGCAACGTTGCGCAACGCCGAATCCGGTCCGGTTTTCAACCAGCGGTTCCGCTTCGGTCCCATAGAACGGCCCACGCGAAGGCTGAGTCCGGACCAGGCCAGGGTTTCCACCTACACGCTAGCCGTCGATTTAAGGGCGCCCCAGGGTGCGTTCACGGCGTGGGTGGACATGCGGGACGAAGTCTCCCAGCGGGTCGGCGTCTACAGTAAAGAGGTGATTGTCCGCGATTACCGGGGTGGCGCACTGATGATCAGCGATCTGAAGCTGTCCACCGGGATCACCCGGACCGACCGGACCGGTCCCTTCGTGCGCAACGGTCTGAATATCGTGCCTCATCCTCTGCGCGTCTACAGACGCGGCCAACTCGTCTACGTGTACTACGAGGTATACAACCTGAGTATCGACGACGAATCGGGCAGGACTTCCTACGAGACGCAATACGAGATCGTACCCGAGGGCACGCCCTCCCTGCCCTTTCGGCCAGCCCGTCAGCTGGAGGACATGCAGACAGTCCTGCTGACTTTCGAAGGCGAAGGTTCGTCCAGGGAGGAGGCCGAATTCACGGCAATGGATACCACCAACCTGACACCAGGCGTATATGTCCTCTCGGTGACGTTCGTGGACCGCCATGCAGGCCATAGCGTGTCCGAATCAGCCCGCTTCCTTGTCACGGACGATTAA
- the waaF gene encoding lipopolysaccharide heptosyltransferase II: MSILVIQTAFVGDLVLSTPLFEAARTRLGAGRVGVVVRPETANLLRNNPHIDDIVIYDKHGAQKGPLELLRLARKLRGAAYDTALIPHRSFRSAMLGFLSGISVRVGFDRSAGRLLLTDRVAYRSGHEVDRNLSLLDSWEVDAEGIRPALYPDDADRRRVDALMRQTDVAPSEPLCGISPGSVWATKRWLPGRYAALIRRLAREYGYRSVLFGSSGDRPLCDEIAAESGVDPLNAAGALTLLQSAALAARCAAVVSNDTGMGHVAAAMDTPVVALFGPTVPAFGFVPHGPGHQVVETPLDCRPCSAHGGNRCPIGTHDCMRGITVERVIEAVAIQLGKPGPPVTD; this comes from the coding sequence TTGAGCATACTTGTCATACAAACCGCATTCGTGGGCGACCTCGTTTTGTCCACCCCGTTGTTCGAAGCGGCCAGGACGCGGCTGGGTGCCGGCCGTGTCGGGGTCGTCGTGCGGCCCGAGACGGCGAACCTGCTTCGGAACAATCCCCACATCGACGATATCGTCATCTACGACAAGCACGGCGCGCAAAAAGGACCCCTGGAACTGCTCCGCCTCGCCCGCAAGCTGCGCGGCGCGGCCTACGATACGGCGTTGATCCCTCACCGATCCTTCAGAAGCGCAATGCTGGGTTTCCTGTCGGGCATATCCGTACGGGTGGGCTTCGATCGAAGCGCGGGCAGGCTGCTCCTGACCGACCGGGTCGCCTACCGTTCCGGTCATGAAGTCGACCGAAACCTCTCACTGCTGGATTCGTGGGAGGTCGATGCGGAAGGTATTCGCCCGGCCCTGTACCCGGATGACGCGGACCGGAGGCGGGTGGATGCCCTGATGCGGCAAACCGACGTCGCACCGTCCGAACCACTGTGCGGCATCAGCCCCGGTTCGGTCTGGGCGACCAAGCGATGGCTTCCCGGCCGATACGCCGCGCTGATCCGCCGGCTCGCCCGAGAATACGGATACCGTTCCGTGCTCTTCGGCAGTTCCGGGGACCGTCCGCTTTGCGACGAAATCGCCGCCGAGTCCGGTGTCGACCCATTGAACGCGGCCGGCGCGTTGACCCTGTTGCAGTCGGCGGCGCTCGCCGCCCGTTGCGCCGCCGTGGTGTCAAACGATACGGGGATGGGCCACGTGGCCGCCGCCATGGATACGCCCGTCGTGGCCCTTTTCGGCCCCACGGTACCCGCATTTGGCTTCGTCCCTCACGGACCGGGGCACCAGGTCGTCGAGACCCCTCTGGACTGCCGGCCATGCAGTGCTCATGGCGGGAACCGGTGTCCCATCGGAACCCACGACTGCATGCGCGGCATCACCGTGGAGCGGGTAATCGAAGCCGTGGCCATACAACTCGGGAAACCCGGACCACCCGTAACAGACTGA
- a CDS encoding carbohydrate kinase family protein: MRIGIIGLINHDTIFMAGGRRIQDLGGILYNTTVMDDLVGEGDALYPISRIGADCYDAMRTILDPRPAVSDLGVRVSRSGTSRNRIRYDESMEKVEQLTNHIDPIPFEQIEPFLDLDALLVNFIVGDDISLETMAAVREKAAGLLYLDVHNLCLAIDAEGYRRRRAPENWHRWIEMFDVVQMNEVEARLLAGVTVAGEQAGGPVEAMGGSNGPGGSGGSNGSGGPGRPGGLGGPLDSEDDFIAFGRSVTALGPSVCVITRGPLGPVTVYRKNRESEALVIPSEPAGDVVDTTGCGDAFAAGFVVEFTATKDPVGATRLANRVASVNCTVAGLPETGTFSGLRA, from the coding sequence ATGCGTATTGGCATCATCGGCCTCATCAACCACGACACCATCTTCATGGCCGGCGGCCGCCGGATCCAGGACCTGGGCGGCATATTGTACAACACCACCGTAATGGACGACCTCGTGGGCGAAGGCGACGCACTGTATCCCATCAGCCGCATCGGCGCGGATTGTTACGACGCCATGCGCACCATTCTGGACCCGCGCCCCGCCGTCAGCGACCTCGGCGTCCGTGTCTCACGGTCGGGTACCAGCCGGAACCGGATTCGTTACGACGAGTCCATGGAAAAAGTCGAACAACTTACGAACCATATCGACCCTATTCCCTTCGAACAAATCGAACCGTTTCTGGACCTCGACGCCCTGCTGGTGAATTTCATCGTGGGCGACGATATCAGCCTGGAAACCATGGCGGCCGTGCGGGAAAAGGCCGCCGGGTTGCTGTATCTGGACGTGCACAACCTGTGTCTGGCCATCGACGCGGAGGGCTACAGGCGTAGACGGGCGCCCGAGAACTGGCACCGATGGATTGAAATGTTCGACGTCGTTCAGATGAACGAAGTGGAGGCCCGTCTGCTGGCCGGCGTGACCGTCGCAGGTGAACAGGCAGGCGGACCGGTGGAAGCGATGGGCGGATCAAACGGACCAGGCGGATCAGGCGGATCAAACGGATCAGGCGGGCCAGGCAGACCAGGCGGGCTAGGCGGTCCGCTGGATTCGGAGGATGATTTCATCGCCTTCGGACGGTCCGTGACAGCGCTCGGTCCCTCGGTGTGCGTCATCACCCGGGGGCCACTCGGTCCGGTCACCGTGTACCGGAAAAACCGGGAATCCGAAGCCTTAGTCATTCCCTCGGAGCCGGCCGGTGACGTGGTCGACACCACCGGCTGCGGCGACGCCTTCGCCGCCGGTTTCGTCGTCGAATTCACGGCAACGAAAGACCCGGTCGGTGCGACCCGCCTCGCGAATCGAGTCGCAAGCGTGAACTGTACCGTGGCGGGATTGCCGGAGACCGGCACGTTCTCCGGTCTCCGCGCCTGA
- a CDS encoding tetratricopeptide repeat protein yields MSKAIHFTGTRLILAGVLSVAVTSFAPQVRPISPDAMTLYAKPSNAMPQNLPLLEEGKRLYALDRFTEALPLLVQAVKQDGKSARAQYWLGMTLYALNRNDGALEAFKQVVRRDRFWAPGHMGLGRAIMRVPNRRLDARKAMREAIKLDPGNAEYQYALGMTYMDQGEESWLIGSHQDGRDFFQRAVELDPLHPDAHFQLGRCYEELKFSDQGKQVRDRYDDYVKALDAYLTQYQVNPEHPEALQRFAGVCHRFEYYERGAEQLRKLAGEMEAYRPT; encoded by the coding sequence ATGTCAAAAGCCATCCACTTTACAGGTACACGACTGATCCTGGCCGGTGTGCTGTCCGTGGCGGTTACTTCTTTTGCGCCGCAGGTCAGACCGATATCTCCGGACGCAATGACGCTGTACGCAAAACCTTCAAACGCAATGCCTCAAAACCTGCCTTTGCTGGAAGAGGGCAAACGGCTTTACGCGCTGGACCGGTTCACTGAAGCCCTTCCTTTACTGGTTCAAGCGGTAAAGCAGGATGGGAAATCGGCCCGTGCCCAGTACTGGCTCGGCATGACCCTCTACGCCCTGAACCGGAACGACGGAGCGCTCGAGGCATTCAAGCAGGTGGTGCGCAGAGACCGGTTCTGGGCGCCTGGACACATGGGCCTGGGACGCGCAATCATGCGCGTGCCCAATCGTAGACTCGACGCACGGAAGGCGATGCGCGAGGCCATAAAGCTGGATCCGGGAAACGCGGAGTACCAGTACGCCCTGGGGATGACGTACATGGACCAGGGTGAAGAAAGCTGGCTCATCGGCAGCCACCAGGACGGTCGCGACTTTTTCCAGCGGGCCGTCGAATTGGATCCCCTGCATCCGGATGCCCATTTTCAGCTCGGGCGCTGCTACGAGGAATTGAAGTTTTCGGACCAGGGAAAGCAGGTAAGGGACCGGTACGACGACTATGTCAAGGCGCTTGATGCGTATCTTACGCAATACCAGGTCAACCCGGAACATCCCGAAGCCCTGCAGCGATTCGCGGGCGTCTGCCACCGTTTCGAATACTACGAACGCGGCGCTGAGCAGCTCAGGAAGCTTGCCGGAGAGATGGAGGCATATCGTCCGACCTGA
- a CDS encoding lysophospholipid acyltransferase family protein has translation MKLSHRLEYAGLRVLMSLTRRLAPARASQVGDVLGALVFHVTGMRKKLVMEHMVRVFGMTRDSEALRALSRSVYRQLGRTAVEHARLLAGRTADLRDRLAVSGEDHIVQARKGGRGVILITGHFGYWELLGATVAMLGYPITVVAKKLHNPAVDRLVHAGRERLGMAVATMDKAPAAVFRALRRNECIGLLADQDAGAGGVFVDFLGRRASTYQGPALFSLRTGAPIVPCFIIRSGPERHRVCFETPIEAIPTGDEPADIARITQAYTDVLARYIMDYPDHWFWVHRRWKTPAPDDSNFVK, from the coding sequence ATGAAGTTGTCGCACCGGCTCGAATACGCGGGACTTCGGGTGTTGATGTCGCTGACCAGGCGGCTTGCGCCTGCCCGCGCTTCGCAGGTGGGCGATGTACTGGGCGCACTGGTCTTTCACGTGACCGGCATGAGGAAGAAGCTGGTCATGGAGCACATGGTCCGGGTCTTCGGGATGACCAGGGATTCCGAGGCGCTCAGGGCTCTGTCCCGATCCGTCTACCGCCAGTTGGGCCGGACCGCCGTGGAGCACGCCCGCCTGCTCGCGGGGAGGACGGCGGATCTGCGGGACCGGCTCGCGGTCTCGGGAGAAGACCATATCGTCCAAGCCCGCAAAGGGGGCCGCGGGGTCATTCTGATTACCGGCCATTTCGGTTACTGGGAATTGCTTGGCGCGACGGTCGCCATGCTCGGTTATCCCATTACCGTCGTCGCGAAGAAGCTGCACAATCCAGCTGTCGACCGCCTGGTGCACGCGGGACGCGAGCGATTGGGCATGGCAGTAGCCACGATGGACAAAGCGCCGGCCGCCGTATTCAGGGCGCTTCGGCGCAACGAGTGTATCGGGCTGCTCGCGGACCAGGACGCGGGGGCCGGCGGGGTGTTCGTCGATTTTCTGGGCCGGAGGGCGTCCACCTACCAGGGACCGGCGCTATTTTCGTTGCGCACGGGCGCGCCCATCGTGCCGTGTTTCATCATTCGATCCGGCCCGGAACGGCACCGTGTCTGTTTCGAAACCCCGATCGAAGCGATTCCGACCGGTGACGAACCGGCCGATATCGCACGGATTACCCAGGCCTACACCGACGTGTTGGCCCGGTACATCATGGATTATCCCGATCACTGGTTCTGGGTACACCGGCGGTGGAAGACCCCGGCGCCCGACGATTCAAATTTCGTAAAGTAA